In Leclercia pneumoniae, the genomic window TATTGCCACTCATGCGCTCGCGCAGCTCGTCAGGGGTCATTTCCGGCGGCGAGACCAGATCGAGGGTCACGTGGCTCGGGATCCCGGCTTCTATCTCTTTTAATACGGCGACCGAAGAGCAGATCTGCCCCGGGGTGCAGTAACCGCACTGGTAGCCGTCGTGTTTAATAAAGGCGGCCTGCATGGGGTGCAGTGCCTCCGGGGTACCCAGCCCTTCAATGGTGGTGATGTCGGCATCCTGGTGCATCACCGCCAGCGTCAGGCAGGCATTCAGACGGCGACCATCCACCATCACGGTGCAGGCGCCACACTGACCGTGGTCGCACCCTTTTTTGCTGCCGGTCAGCTGCAGATTCTCACGCAGGGCATCCAGTAAGGTGGTACGGGTATCGACCTCCAGGGTTCGCGGTTCCCCGTTAACCGTAAAAGAGAGGGGAAGACGTTCAGCGGGGGGCGTGGCCGCAGGGCGCTCGTCACCAAACGCCATACCCGGCGCAACGGCGGCGGTGGCGGCGGTGCCCGCGCTGACTTTCAATAGGGTACGACGCGTCAGGCTAAAATCCTGCTCGCCTTCGTCAGGGGTATTGCCATGGTTGCTCATGCCAGGCCTCCGGTATCAAATGAGAAAAGTTATTCCTGAAACGCTTTTTTAAGCTTCAAGCATAGTCCCTGCTGTTGGCAGGATTATTCCTAATTCGTTTGTCGGGAGGCTGGCGCAGGCAGGCTAGTCCATGAGATAGCGGATAACGGTGACGCCCTCTTCTTGCCGTACGCGGGATTTTACCCGCCAGGTCTGTTCAATTTGCTCCGGGGTGAATACCGTTGCGGGCTCGCCGCTTGCCACGACCCGCCCGCCTTTAAGCAGCACCAGCCGCTGGCAGAATCGGGCCGCCAGGTTGAGGTCATGCAGCGCGACGACCACCGTCAGCGGCAGGCTGGCAATCAGGCGCATTAGCTCCAGCTGATGCTGAATGTCGAGATGGTTTGTCGGCTCATCCAGCAGCAGTACCTGCGGTTGCTGAGCCAGGGCGCGGGCGATTTGGCAGCGCTGGCGCTCGCCACCGGACAGGTGACGCCACTGCCGATCGCGCAGCAAGGTGAGCTGCATCAGGCGCAGCGCCTCTGCCACAGCCTGCTCATCTTCGGCGTGCCAGCCCTGTAAAAGCCGGCGATGTGGGGTACGTCCCAGGGCGACAATCTGCCCGACGCTGAGATCCCCATCCACCTCGGCATGCTGCGTAACAAACGCCATCTGACGGGCGCGCTGCCTGAGGGGGAGGGCATCAAGGGCAATCCCATTCAGGCGTACCTGCTGCGCACCGGCGGGCAGCAGCCCGGCCAGACAGCGGAGCAGGGTCGACTTCCCCGAACCGTTTGGCCCCAGCAGGCCAACACGCTGCCCGGCGCTCACCTCCAGATCGATACCATGGAGTACAGTTTTTGATTGCAACTGCACCTGCAGTCCCTTCGCTGAGATATTCATCTTTTTCTCTCCCGGCTGCGCCACAGTATCAGGACAAACGCGGGGGCCCCCACCAGCGCGGTGACCACGCCGATCGGCAGCACCTGGTGGGCGATCAACGTCCGGGAAACCATATCCGCGAGGATCATAAAATGGCTGCCAATAAGAAAGGTTAAAGGAATGGATCGCTGATGGCCCGGGCCGCTCACCATGCGCGAGATATGCGGGATCACGAGACCGACAAAGCCCACGGCGCCGATGGTGCTGACCATCACGGCGGTGATCAGCGCGCAGGTTAGCAATAACACCACGCGTACCCAGGTGACCGGAACCCCAAGGGTGGTAGAAACTTCATCGCCGAAGGTAAAGGTATCCAGCGCCTGGGAGAAAGCCATGATTATGAGCAATCCCGCCAGCGTAACCGCCAGCGCCAGTAAAGCATCGGGCCAGCGCACGCCGCTCAGGCTCCCCAGCAGCCAGAACATGACGCTGCGTGACTGCTCGGCGTTGGCCGAGGTGCTTACCACATAGGCGGTCAGCGCGTTAAACAGCTGGGTACCGGCAATGCCCGCCAGCAAAATGCGCGGCGGGCTGTCGGTCATACCGCGCGTAATGACCATGATCAGCCCAAAAGCGCCGCAGGCACCGAGAAAGGCACCGCTGCTGATGCCCAGCGTGGTACCGCCAATGCCCAGCAACATCACGCAGACTGCCCCCAGTGACGCCCCGGCGGAGATGCCCAGCAGATAGGGCTCCGCCAGCGGGTTGCGTAGAATCGATTGCAAGACCAGCCCGCACAGGGCCAGCCCGCCGCCGCTGCACGCC contains:
- the paoA gene encoding aldehyde dehydrogenase iron-sulfur subunit PaoA — translated: MSNHGNTPDEGEQDFSLTRRTLLKVSAGTAATAAVAPGMAFGDERPAATPPAERLPLSFTVNGEPRTLEVDTRTTLLDALRENLQLTGSKKGCDHGQCGACTVMVDGRRLNACLTLAVMHQDADITTIEGLGTPEALHPMQAAFIKHDGYQCGYCTPGQICSSVAVLKEIEAGIPSHVTLDLVSPPEMTPDELRERMSGNICRCGAYSNILAAIEEAAGELKS
- a CDS encoding ABC transporter ATP-binding protein is translated as MNISAKGLQVQLQSKTVLHGIDLEVSAGQRVGLLGPNGSGKSTLLRCLAGLLPAGAQQVRLNGIALDALPLRQRARQMAFVTQHAEVDGDLSVGQIVALGRTPHRRLLQGWHAEDEQAVAEALRLMQLTLLRDRQWRHLSGGERQRCQIARALAQQPQVLLLDEPTNHLDIQHQLELMRLIASLPLTVVVALHDLNLAARFCQRLVLLKGGRVVASGEPATVFTPEQIEQTWRVKSRVRQEEGVTVIRYLMD
- a CDS encoding FecCD family ABC transporter permease, which translates into the protein MSTLAMRLPVSPPRWRYRTLLAAGVLALPLMLVLAATQGEMAVSFITAGQAILNGLGLTAFDLPQVEAGIVWEYRMSRALMAACSGGGLALCGLVLQSILRNPLAEPYLLGISAGASLGAVCVMLLGIGGTTLGISSGAFLGACGAFGLIMVITRGMTDSPPRILLAGIAGTQLFNALTAYVVSTSANAEQSRSVMFWLLGSLSGVRWPDALLALAVTLAGLLIIMAFSQALDTFTFGDEVSTTLGVPVTWVRVVLLLTCALITAVMVSTIGAVGFVGLVIPHISRMVSGPGHQRSIPLTFLIGSHFMILADMVSRTLIAHQVLPIGVVTALVGAPAFVLILWRSRERKR